One genomic region from Streptomyces sp. NBC_00457 encodes:
- a CDS encoding DUF4232 domain-containing protein, which yields MRTFRQARLFAAAGITLATLALTACDNGTGTKDEGASKLTPTPTATASPTDDTKGSQPTNSSSGKPSQPAQPNQTTEKTNKTTDQTDKSMSNPAICNGSNTKVTAQPVSRPLNHMLLTVTNTGSKACSLMYYPVLRFDEMQWVPQGRPESKPQAVPTLSPGASGYAGVLLAAADGSGDGGTTGKKLTIAFQGGTPNSSGGASATPPLPAKGVYYDSSLSVTYWQSDMANALN from the coding sequence ATGCGCACCTTCCGCCAAGCCCGCCTCTTCGCCGCCGCAGGCATCACGCTCGCCACCCTCGCCCTCACCGCTTGCGACAACGGAACGGGCACGAAGGACGAGGGTGCGTCGAAGCTGACGCCGACGCCGACGGCAACGGCGTCGCCCACGGACGACACCAAGGGATCGCAGCCGACGAACTCCAGCTCCGGAAAGCCCTCACAGCCCGCACAGCCGAACCAGACCACAGAGAAGACGAACAAGACGACCGACCAGACCGACAAGTCCATGTCCAACCCCGCCATCTGCAACGGCTCCAACACCAAGGTCACCGCCCAGCCGGTCTCCCGCCCGCTCAACCACATGCTGCTCACCGTGACCAACACCGGCTCGAAGGCATGCTCGCTGATGTACTACCCGGTGCTCCGCTTCGACGAGATGCAGTGGGTGCCGCAGGGAAGGCCGGAGAGCAAGCCGCAGGCCGTCCCCACCCTCTCCCCCGGAGCCTCCGGCTACGCGGGCGTCCTCCTCGCCGCGGCCGACGGCAGCGGCGACGGCGGCACCACCGGCAAGAAGCTCACGATCGCGTTCCAGGGCGGAACCCCGAACAGCTCCGGCGGCGCGTCGGCGACCCCGCCCCTGCCGGCCAAGGGCGTCTACTACGACAGCTCGCTGTCGGTGACGTACTGGCAGTCGGACATGGCGAACGCCCTGAACTGA
- a CDS encoding FAD-binding oxidoreductase, with the protein MTTAHHPHPHHPHDTPALFALSDILGPVLRPTDDGYADEVTGFNLSARHIPDVVVGATTPGDIVAAMRWAAATDTPVAVQGTGHGANFPIDNGLLINTSRMTDVQINPTQRTATIAAGAKWRHVLDAAAPYGLAALNGSSTDAGVIGYTLGGGLPILGRAYGYASDLVRSFHVVTPDGTLRETDATHEPELFWALRGGKGNVGVVTSLVTDLIPLTRILGGGIYCAGDHAEPLLRAWADWTTTVPTQMCSAFTLLRLPPLPAIPEPLRGRFWARVAIAWTGDPADGRRLLDPIRSAAPVVFDTVDEMDYTDVDSIYAEPQDPLPARESCALLAELTPEAVDTLLAHAGPAAPPDYPLLIVELRHMGGALARTTATEDAICARDASHLLETVAVIPNPEAAEAVETATAALNTAMAPYGTGRSMVNIHGRPGSESDRARAWTPEVYNRLRQDKATYDPKNLLRYGHTVTPTPA; encoded by the coding sequence ATGACGACCGCCCACCACCCTCACCCCCACCACCCCCACGACACCCCCGCCCTGTTCGCCCTCTCCGACATCCTCGGCCCGGTCCTACGCCCCACGGACGACGGCTACGCTGACGAAGTCACCGGCTTCAACCTGTCCGCCCGCCACATCCCGGACGTGGTCGTCGGCGCCACCACCCCCGGCGACATAGTCGCCGCGATGCGCTGGGCCGCGGCCACAGACACCCCCGTAGCCGTCCAGGGCACCGGCCACGGCGCCAACTTCCCGATCGACAACGGCCTCCTGATCAACACGTCCCGCATGACGGACGTACAGATCAACCCGACCCAACGCACCGCAACCATCGCCGCGGGCGCGAAATGGCGCCACGTCCTGGACGCCGCCGCCCCCTACGGCCTGGCCGCCCTCAACGGCTCCTCCACAGACGCCGGCGTGATCGGCTACACCCTCGGCGGCGGCCTCCCGATCCTCGGCCGCGCCTACGGATACGCCTCCGACCTGGTCCGCTCCTTCCACGTCGTCACCCCCGACGGCACCCTCCGCGAAACGGACGCGACCCACGAACCGGAATTGTTCTGGGCCCTGCGCGGCGGCAAGGGCAACGTAGGCGTGGTCACCTCACTCGTGACCGACCTGATCCCCCTGACCCGCATCCTCGGCGGCGGCATCTACTGCGCCGGCGACCACGCGGAACCCCTCCTCCGGGCCTGGGCCGACTGGACGACCACCGTCCCCACCCAGATGTGCTCGGCGTTCACCCTCCTCCGCCTCCCCCCGCTCCCGGCGATCCCCGAACCCCTGCGCGGCCGCTTCTGGGCCCGAGTGGCGATCGCCTGGACCGGCGACCCGGCCGACGGCCGACGCCTCCTCGACCCGATCCGTTCCGCCGCCCCCGTCGTGTTCGACACGGTCGACGAAATGGACTACACCGACGTGGACTCGATCTACGCGGAACCCCAGGACCCGCTCCCCGCAAGGGAGTCGTGCGCCCTGCTGGCGGAACTCACCCCGGAAGCCGTCGACACCCTCCTAGCCCACGCAGGCCCGGCCGCACCCCCCGACTACCCCCTGCTGATAGTCGAACTCCGCCACATGGGAGGCGCGTTGGCCCGCACGACCGCCACAGAGGACGCGATCTGCGCCCGCGACGCGAGCCACCTACTGGAAACAGTCGCGGTGATCCCCAACCCAGAAGCAGCCGAGGCAGTAGAAACAGCCACGGCCGCCCTCAACACCGCCATGGCCCCCTACGGCACCGGCCGCTCCATGGTCAACATCCACGGCCGCCCCGGCAGCGAATCCGACCGAGCCCGAGCCTGGACCCCCGAGGTCTACAACCGCCTACGCCAGGACAAGGCCACCTACGACCCCAAAAACCTCCTACGCTACGGCCACACGGTGACCCCAACGCCTGCATAG
- a CDS encoding bifunctional uroporphyrinogen-III C-methyltransferase/uroporphyrinogen-III synthase → MSPTTLPAGPEHGHVTFLGAGPGDPGLLTLRAVEALANADVLVAEHEVLDVVRAHARSGVAVVNTDPGPSSDPHPGTGTPQLTVVDGQSTTAGAPAVRDAAHLVMEAARGGRRVVRAVSGDPGLDTYAAEEMLACAAAGVPFEVVPGVAAAVGVPAYAGVPLRDAQGADVRFVDARTASERCWTEVGASDGTVVVSTTLDSVGAAAGELVSAGRKPDTPMTVTVAGTTTRQRTWTATLGTIAQTLKQAKVLPSPEGARPVIAVVGERSAAAQREQLSWFESKPLFGWKVLVPRTKEQAASLSDQLRSYGAVPHEVPTIAVEPPRTPQQMERAVKGLVTGRYEWIAFTSVNAVKAVREKFEEYGLDARAFAGIKVAAVGEQTAKALVAFGVKPDLVPSGEQSAAGLLEDWPPYDPVFDPIDRVFLPRADIATETLVAGLIELGWEVDDVTAYRTVRASPPPAETREAIKGGGFDAVLFTSSSTVRNLVGIAGKPHNVTVIACIGPATAKTAEEHGLRVDVMAPEPSVHKLAEALADFGMRRRAAALEAGDAVTRPSERRPGARRRRTT, encoded by the coding sequence TTGAGCCCCACCACCCTTCCCGCCGGTCCGGAACACGGGCACGTCACCTTCCTGGGTGCCGGACCCGGAGATCCGGGACTACTGACTCTGCGCGCCGTCGAGGCGCTGGCGAACGCGGACGTTCTCGTCGCCGAGCACGAGGTGCTCGACGTCGTACGCGCTCACGCCAGATCGGGCGTCGCCGTCGTGAACACGGATCCGGGTCCTTCGTCGGACCCGCATCCGGGCACAGGCACGCCTCAACTAACGGTTGTTGACGGTCAGTCAACAACCGCTGGCGCCCCCGCCGTGCGGGATGCCGCACATCTTGTCATGGAGGCCGCGCGGGGCGGCAGGCGGGTCGTGCGTGCGGTCTCGGGGGACCCGGGACTGGATACGTACGCCGCCGAGGAAATGCTCGCCTGCGCCGCCGCGGGTGTTCCGTTCGAGGTCGTGCCGGGTGTCGCGGCCGCCGTCGGGGTGCCCGCGTACGCCGGTGTCCCGCTGCGGGACGCGCAGGGCGCCGATGTGCGGTTCGTGGATGCGCGGACCGCGTCGGAGCGGTGCTGGACCGAGGTCGGTGCGTCGGACGGCACGGTCGTCGTGTCGACGACGCTGGATTCGGTGGGGGCTGCTGCCGGTGAGCTGGTTTCGGCGGGGCGTAAGCCCGATACGCCGATGACGGTCACGGTCGCCGGTACGACCACTCGGCAGCGGACGTGGACCGCCACGCTGGGGACCATCGCGCAGACCCTGAAGCAGGCGAAGGTGCTGCCCTCGCCCGAGGGCGCGCGGCCCGTGATAGCCGTGGTCGGGGAGCGTTCCGCCGCGGCTCAGCGTGAGCAGCTGTCGTGGTTCGAGTCCAAGCCGTTGTTCGGCTGGAAGGTGCTCGTTCCGCGTACGAAGGAGCAGGCGGCGTCGCTCTCCGACCAACTGCGGTCGTACGGGGCCGTGCCGCACGAGGTGCCGACGATCGCCGTCGAGCCGCCGCGGACGCCTCAGCAGATGGAGCGGGCGGTCAAGGGGCTGGTGACCGGGCGGTACGAGTGGATCGCATTTACGTCCGTGAACGCGGTCAAGGCCGTGCGCGAGAAGTTCGAGGAGTACGGGCTCGATGCGCGCGCCTTTGCGGGGATCAAGGTTGCCGCGGTGGGGGAGCAGACCGCGAAGGCGTTGGTCGCGTTTGGTGTGAAGCCGGATCTGGTGCCGAGTGGGGAGCAGTCGGCGGCGGGGTTGCTTGAGGACTGGCCGCCTTATGACCCGGTCTTCGATCCGATTGATCGGGTGTTCCTGCCGCGGGCCGATATCGCTACCGAGACGCTGGTTGCGGGTCTCATCGAGCTTGGGTGGGAGGTTGACGACGTGACGGCCTATCGGACCGTGCGGGCGTCGCCGCCGCCTGCGGAGACTCGGGAGGCGATCAAGGGGGGCGGGTTCGATGCGGTGTTGTTCACGTCTTCTTCTACGGTGCGGAATCTGGTCGGTATCGCCGGGAAGCCGCACAACGTGACGGTGATCGCTTGTATTGGGCCTGCTACGGCGAAGACCGCTGAGGAGCATGGGCTGCGGGTGGATGTGATGGCTCCGGAGCCGTCTGTGCACAAGTTGGCTGAGGCGTTGGCGGACTTTGGGATGCGGCGGCGGGCTGCGGCGTTGGAGGCGGGGGATGCGGTGACTCGGCCGAGTGAGCGGCGGCCGGGGGCGCGTCGGCGGCGTACGACGTAG
- the hemB gene encoding porphobilinogen synthase has translation MAKYGSFPGTRPRRLRTSPVMRRMVAETRLYPADFILPAFVREGVSEPVPIAAMPGVVQHTRDSLKKAAADAVAAGVSGIMLFGVPEESKKDALGTPGTDPDGILQVAIRDVRAEVGDELLVMSDLCLDETTDHGHCGVLDDQGRVDNDATLERYAEMAQVQADAGAHVVGPSGMMDGQVGVVRDALHQIGREDVAVLAYTVKYASAFYGPFREAVGSSLQGDRKTYQQDPANARESLRELALDLEEGADMVMVKPAGPYLDVLARVADVADVPVAAYQISGEYSMIEAAAEKGWIDRDRAILEALTGIKRAGAQNILTYWATEVAQKVR, from the coding sequence ATGGCGAAGTACGGATCGTTTCCCGGTACGCGTCCTCGGCGGCTGCGTACGAGTCCTGTCATGCGGCGGATGGTTGCCGAGACCCGGCTGTATCCGGCCGACTTCATCCTGCCCGCGTTCGTGCGGGAGGGTGTGAGTGAGCCGGTGCCTATCGCGGCCATGCCCGGGGTTGTGCAGCACACTCGGGACAGCCTGAAGAAGGCGGCTGCCGATGCTGTGGCGGCCGGGGTGTCCGGGATCATGCTCTTCGGGGTGCCGGAGGAGTCGAAGAAGGATGCCCTGGGGACGCCGGGGACCGATCCGGACGGGATTCTGCAGGTCGCGATCCGGGATGTGCGGGCCGAGGTCGGCGATGAGTTGTTGGTGATGTCTGATCTGTGTCTGGATGAGACCACCGATCATGGGCACTGTGGGGTGCTTGATGATCAGGGGCGGGTGGACAATGACGCCACCCTTGAGCGGTACGCCGAGATGGCTCAGGTGCAGGCCGATGCCGGGGCGCATGTCGTGGGCCCCAGCGGGATGATGGACGGGCAGGTCGGCGTCGTACGTGATGCCCTTCATCAGATCGGGCGGGAGGACGTGGCCGTGCTGGCGTACACCGTCAAGTACGCCTCCGCCTTCTACGGGCCCTTCCGGGAGGCTGTCGGCTCGTCGTTGCAGGGGGACCGGAAGACGTATCAGCAGGATCCCGCCAATGCGCGGGAGTCGCTGCGGGAGCTCGCCCTCGATCTGGAGGAAGGGGCCGACATGGTGATGGTCAAGCCTGCCGGGCCCTATCTGGACGTTCTGGCGCGGGTCGCGGACGTGGCGGATGTGCCGGTCGCCGCCTATCAGATCTCCGGTGAGTACTCGATGATCGAGGCCGCCGCCGAGAAGGGGTGGATCGACCGGGACCGGGCGATCCTGGAGGCGCTGACCGGGATCAAGCGGGCCGGTGCGCAGAACATCCTCACCTACTGGGCCACCGAAGTCGCCCAGAAGGTGAGGTAG
- a CDS encoding helix-turn-helix domain-containing protein → MSDGTAADGFAAFLRQLKDRSGLSYGVLAKRLHMSTSTLHRYCNGDAVPTDYAPVERLARLCKASPAELVELHRRWVLADAARGSRKGAAEAEVEADAEVVAEGATAKTVAEEAPGDMPEDAPGPALPQQSRRLPRRTALLAGVAVAAVLGAVAFAVQPFSGDQGDDGRRSPVGAAASSGGVSATPTKASPGATAKETESGSRKGTPSVSPSVSRTSGGGSGAPAGEVPGNEAGPLLTVNTRPYTWEGPCSQHYLIDRPPAEVHPPPFEQGAPAWVSAEGAVSAGEQLVTLTVQGTGERTVVLDSLAVHVVGRGMPLAWNDYVMGVGCGGDVPTHPFTVALDAARPVVQPAAGQRDFPFSVSESDPEVFRIMADASAYDVRWYLELKWSSGTRQGTVVVDDGGEPFRTSGNNGRPSYEFPLGGEKWGEAAGAGS, encoded by the coding sequence GTGTCGGACGGCACTGCCGCGGACGGATTCGCGGCGTTTCTGCGCCAGTTGAAGGACCGCTCCGGGCTCAGCTACGGGGTGCTCGCCAAGCGGCTGCACATGAGTACGTCGACGCTGCACAGGTACTGCAACGGGGATGCCGTACCCACGGACTACGCACCTGTGGAGCGGCTGGCGCGTCTCTGCAAGGCGTCGCCCGCCGAGTTGGTGGAGCTGCATCGGCGGTGGGTGCTGGCGGACGCGGCGCGGGGCTCCCGGAAGGGGGCGGCGGAGGCGGAGGTGGAGGCGGACGCGGAGGTGGTGGCTGAGGGGGCAACTGCGAAGACGGTGGCTGAGGAGGCTCCTGGGGACATGCCCGAGGACGCTCCCGGTCCCGCTCTGCCGCAGCAGAGCCGTCGGCTGCCTCGGCGTACCGCTCTCCTCGCCGGTGTCGCCGTAGCTGCCGTTCTCGGTGCCGTCGCGTTTGCCGTGCAGCCCTTCTCCGGTGACCAGGGCGATGACGGGCGGCGCAGTCCGGTCGGTGCGGCGGCGTCGTCCGGGGGTGTGTCCGCGACGCCGACGAAGGCCTCGCCCGGGGCGACCGCGAAGGAGACCGAGTCCGGTAGCAGGAAGGGCACGCCGTCCGTTTCGCCCTCGGTGAGCCGTACGAGCGGCGGGGGCAGTGGTGCGCCGGCCGGTGAGGTTCCCGGGAACGAGGCCGGGCCGCTGCTGACCGTGAATACGCGGCCGTACACCTGGGAAGGGCCCTGTTCGCAGCACTATCTGATCGACCGGCCCCCGGCGGAGGTCCATCCGCCGCCCTTCGAGCAGGGCGCGCCGGCGTGGGTGTCGGCGGAAGGTGCGGTGTCGGCGGGGGAGCAGTTGGTGACGCTGACCGTGCAGGGGACCGGGGAGCGGACGGTGGTCCTCGACAGTCTGGCGGTTCATGTGGTCGGCAGGGGCATGCCGCTCGCCTGGAACGACTACGTGATGGGCGTCGGCTGCGGCGGCGATGTGCCGACGCACCCCTTCACCGTGGCCCTCGACGCGGCCCGTCCGGTCGTGCAGCCCGCGGCCGGGCAGCGGGACTTCCCGTTCTCGGTGAGCGAGTCGGACCCGGAGGTCTTCCGCATCATGGCCGACGCCTCGGCGTACGACGTGCGCTGGTATCTGGAGCTGAAGTGGTCCAGCGGCACACGGCAGGGCACGGTGGTCGTCGACGACGGCGGTGAGCCGTTCCGCACGAGCGGCAACAACGGCCGTCCCTCGTACGAGTTCCCGCTCGGCGGCGAGAAGTGGGGCGAGGCGGCGGGGGCAGGGTCCTAG
- the hemC gene encoding hydroxymethylbilane synthase, producing the protein MSEDKALRLGTRRSKLAMAQSGQVAQAVSQVTGRPVELVEITTYGDVSREQLAQIGGTGVFVTALREALLKGEVDFAVHSLKDLPTGQPDELALAAVPEREDPRDVIVARDALKFTDLPRGARIGTGSPRRMAQLNGYARTHGLDIETVAIRGNVDTRVGYVRDGELDAVVLAAAGLSRIGRIDEVTDFLSVDTVLPAPGQGALAIECAADNADLIAALAELDDPFTRVAVTAERSLLAALEAGCSAPVGALADLLADGQIVKEMRLRGVVGTTDGSRMVQLSTTGPVPETYDQAMALGRELAAEMLAQGAAGLMGERAH; encoded by the coding sequence ATGAGTGAGGACAAGGCACTGAGGCTGGGGACCAGGCGAAGCAAACTCGCCATGGCCCAGTCCGGGCAAGTGGCACAGGCCGTGAGCCAGGTGACCGGACGGCCCGTCGAGCTGGTCGAGATCACCACGTACGGCGATGTCTCCCGTGAGCAGCTCGCGCAGATCGGCGGCACGGGTGTCTTCGTGACGGCGCTGCGGGAGGCGCTGCTCAAGGGGGAGGTCGACTTCGCGGTTCATTCGCTGAAGGACCTGCCGACGGGGCAGCCGGACGAGCTGGCGCTGGCCGCCGTCCCCGAGCGCGAGGACCCGCGGGACGTGATCGTCGCCCGGGACGCGCTGAAGTTCACCGACCTGCCGCGCGGGGCGCGCATCGGTACGGGTTCGCCGCGGCGGATGGCCCAGCTGAACGGGTACGCCCGCACCCATGGGCTGGATATCGAGACGGTTGCGATTCGCGGGAACGTGGATACACGCGTGGGGTATGTGCGCGATGGTGAGCTCGATGCGGTGGTGCTGGCCGCGGCCGGGCTCAGCCGGATCGGCCGTATCGATGAAGTGACTGATTTCCTTTCGGTCGACACAGTTTTGCCCGCTCCCGGCCAGGGAGCACTCGCGATCGAATGTGCCGCGGACAACGCGGACCTGATCGCCGCGCTCGCGGAGCTCGACGACCCGTTCACGCGGGTCGCCGTGACCGCCGAGCGGTCACTGCTCGCCGCCCTGGAGGCCGGTTGCAGCGCACCTGTGGGTGCGCTGGCCGACCTTCTGGCCGACGGGCAGATTGTCAAGGAAATGCGCCTGCGCGGCGTCGTCGGCACGACCGACGGCTCGCGGATGGTGCAGTTGTCCACCACCGGTCCCGTGCCCGAGACATACGACCAAGCAATGGCGCTCGGCCGTGAACTCGCGGCCGAGATGCTTGCCCAGGGCGCGGCCGGTCTGATGGGGGAGCGAGCACATTGA